A segment of the Kluyveromyces marxianus DMKU3-1042 DNA, complete genome, chromosome 5 genome:
ATAGCAAACAAAGTTTGGAATTTAGTCTTAGAATTTCCACATTGCTGTTACCGGGTTTTGCTGTGAAGTAAAATATACACAGAACTACGTAGTTCTTGGTTACATCAGAATGATGCTGATCAGGACAGGGCTAGCCTAAGCTAGCCCAAGCGTTCAGGTAAAAAATTTAATTAATACCCGATCGGTTTCTCATTGTGTGAGGATGACTCAAATCTGTTTGAGTACGTTAGAATATGTTATTATAGagatacatatatacagtGGTCATTATACATAGCATCACATAGCGTTAGTGTGTGTAGGTGTGTCTAACACTGGgatatatcttttcttttcattagGATGGATtcattctttgttttggtaTATACTTTGTCTCTCTCTGTATTGGCTGACTCAGTGTTGGTGATCGTTAGGGTCAATCTTGAAGACCTTGTCAGGGTTCAAGATCCTCTTTGGATCCAAGGCAAGTTTCAATTTTCTCATGACAGCAATTGTATCTTCGCCCAACTCTTCAACCAAAAACTCTCTCTTACCAATACCAACACCGTGTTCACCGGTACAGGTACCTTCTGCGTCAATGGCTCTCTTGACCATATTTTCGACAATGGTTTCTGCGGTCTTACGTTGTTCGGCATTGTAAATGATGAAAGCATGGAAATTACCGTCACCGGCATGACCAACAAGAGAGGTCAATAATCCAGAAGCGTTCATTTCCTCCTTTGTATCGTTGATAACCTGGGCGAATTTGGAGATAGGAACGGCAACATCGGTGGTCCAAACGTTGACGTTTGGATCCAACTTCTTACCTGCATCAATCGTAGACCAAAGAGCGACTTTTCTAGCTTCCCACAATTCCAATttagtttcttcatcagatgCAAATTCGAagttgctgttgttgtgtTGAGAGGCGATCTTCTCGACCTCTTTAACCACTTCTTTGATTGCCTTTTCGCTTCTGCCACCaatcttgaagaataaGGTTGGTGATTCGACCCagtttgttcttgaagtaGCACCGCTCTTGTTGATGATCTTCATCATGTTATCGTCCAACAATTCCATGGCATTCAGCTGGATACCGGCCTGGATCAAGTGGGAGGAGCACGAGGCAGCATCGGCCACGCTGGGGAACGGAACGACAGCGACGGTTTCAAAGTTAGATCTCACGTGACACTTTATTGTTGCCTCGGTGACAATACCCAAGGTACCCTCGCTTCCGATGATCAAACCGTTCAAGTTGTAACCAGCAGAGGATTTTCTTGGTCTTCTCTTGGTCTTGATGATGGTACCGTCGGCAAGACACATGGTGATGTTGACGACGTTTTCTTTCATAGTACCGTAACGGTACGCATTGGTTCCGGAACAAGAGTTAGCAATACAACCAGCGATCTGGGCACCTGGACCAGGATCGCAACCGAACAACAACCCGTGGTCGTTCAAGTAGTCGTTCAAGTCTTCCCATGGAACACCACCTTGCACGACCACGTCGAGGTCTTCCTTGTTCAACTGGATAATTTGGTTCATGTACTTGGAGATGTCCAAAACGACGCAGGAGCCCGGTCTCGTGGGCATGAAGTGGCCCTCGAGCGAGGTCCCACCGGAGAATGGAATGACAGGAATGGAGTACTTGTGGCATATCTTGAGTAACTTGGAAACGTCTTCCGTGTTACGGGGGAACAAAACGA
Coding sequences within it:
- the DLD1 gene encoding D-lactate dehydrogenase, which encodes MLPRFVVRSGAAGRNLGFSFTRKCDHTFLSKTVRNDLSHRPYSTGTNGNGSANAGKSQSGLLFGVFGGTLIGGGLVAYFLGSKFDQQQSSSQQVSDLSIARLEDLDSPKYCDKKTFATAVEELKQVLDNNPENFSDAKSDLDSHSDTYFNSHHATPEQRPEIVLFPRNTEDVSKLLKICHKYSIPVIPFSGGTSLEGHFMPTRPGSCVVLDISKYMNQIIQLNKEDLDVVVQGGVPWEDLNDYLNDHGLLFGCDPGPGAQIAGCIANSCSGTNAYRYGTMKENVVNITMCLADGTIIKTKRRPRKSSAGYNLNGLIIGSEGTLGIVTEATIKCHVRSNFETVAVVPFPSVADAASCSSHLIQAGIQLNAMELLDDNMMKIINKSGATSRTNWVESPTLFFKIGGRSEKAIKEVVKEVEKIASQHNNSNFEFASDEETKLELWEARKVALWSTIDAGKKLDPNVNVWTTDVAVPISKFAQVINDTKEEMNASGLLTSLVGHAGDGNFHAFIIYNAEQRKTAETIVENMVKRAIDAEGTCTGEHGVGIGKREFLVEELGEDTIAVMRKLKLALDPKRILNPDKVFKIDPNDHQH